Proteins encoded together in one Theileria parva strain Muguga chromosome 3 map unlocalized ctg_530, whole genome shotgun sequence window:
- the ARL2 gene encoding ADP-ribosylation factor-like protein 2, with amino-acid sequence MGLLKVIRKTKLKDKEIRILILGLDNAGKTTILKSINNEDITQIEPTVGFNIKSVKYNEYILNFWDVGGQESIRLFWRNYFENTDALIWVIDSVDTSRLNTSKQEIMKILKNDNMYKSTVLIFANKQDIKGSLTTKEINQMLELDKVINDRSYMIFGTSAVQGNGILTGLEWLINDINTNKLIH; translated from the exons atggGACTTTTGAAGGTAATTCGTAAGACCAAATTAAAGGATAAAGAAATCAGAATATTAATCCT GGGACTGGATAATGCTGGGAAAACAACAATTCTAAAGAGTATAAATAACGAAGATATTACTCAAATTGAGCCGACTGTAGGATTCAACATCAAATCCGTAAAATACAACGA GTATATACTGAATTTTTGGGATGTTGGAGGACAGGAATCTATACGCCTGTTCTGGCGTAATTACTTTGAAAATACCGACGCACTCATCTGGGTCATCGACTCCGTCGACACCTCAAGACTCAACACATCCAAACAAGAAATCATGAAAATCTTAAAAAACGAt AATATGTATAAAAGTACGGTGTTAATATTCGCAAATAAGCAAGATATTAAAGGTTCGCTAACAACAAAGGAAATTAACCAA aTGTTGGAGCTGGATAAGGTAATAAATGACAGGAGTTATATGATTTTCGGTACCAGCGCCGTTCAAGGGAATGGAATCCTCACCGGCCTCGAATGGCTCATCAATGATATCAACACCAATAAACTCATTCACTAG
- the ogdh gene encoding Transketolase pyrimidine binding domain protein — MRLGLIRICRQLRQVENFHGESLNYLEYLYYVYRTNPEHLQPSWQNYFSLLEQGKTYTLPQIDRKLGHKYNGFAGPLAGNQTTSQATELLAKVSNGVVGLEVLKLNELASAYRTFGHLVSNLDPLKLPKEVPFFRNIDGIYDKLNVNKYFNKDDLAKKIPNLGIGGVFNMTGTVEELAEKLKERYCGNISFEFGHIANSEEVAFLINEIESDEFLKFNKNDHLKCFKSICKAVKFEQFCAKTFPTLKRFGMDGIESILLLLESIEENGRNFGINSIMMTMSHRGRLNVLCNFLNKPLQESFAEFRGANWFINSHFRSGDVKYHNGYRTTKNGVEIQMISNSSHLQFSHPVLTGLVKAKQYYENDTNQSKILPIAIHGNSAISGQGMPYEVVQMAKIDGFGIGGTINIIVNNQIGFTANQLEASTSRYPSDVGKVIDAPIIHVNAYSIESVMFAGKLATKYRYKFKNDVFINLVGFRRFGHNELDMPKFTNAEMYAKVDETPNLMVYYKKYLEDHGFDKGELDEIENSTGSDFLNSLNLSKEISRTNVPIQNQNWLPIADSFSGLINTYLRKNKSVVELLDKTIDTDMKLSDKLDPPVETGLDKNLLLELGTKCVTVPSDIKMHNSVKKIFDARLQCLSTGSNFDTAMSEILAFSSLANEGFHVRLSGQESKRGTFSHRHSHVQCQTTFKYHNIFKGFDVSIYNSYLSELAALGFEYGYSLYSPKTLNIWEAQFGDFMNGAQVIIDAFVTSAETKWNYFSGLVLFLPHGYDGQGPDHSSSRIERFLQLSNDNEDLVDNLKYGDDYAKLVNISVVNCSVASNFFHVLRRQMHRSYRKPMICITGKKLLKLRSSFSTIDEYLTGTRFRRYIPDNLFTTGKQDLSKEEKPRNPDSVKRMIMCSGQIYYDLLEYRDSNEEWKNIPVARIEEITPFPAQNILDDLKKFKNLETLVWCQEEHENSGCFYFLRERLNNVLKILKNEGHCPKVNTAVKYSGRYPCATTAVGDPKMHEHEIVLVKQSFTV, encoded by the exons atgagATTAGGCCTAATTAGAATCTGCCGCCAGCTGAGGCAGGTTGAGAACTTTCACGGCGAAAGCTTAAATTATCTAGAATATCTTTACTACGTTTATCGCACCAACCCCGAACACTTACAGCCATCATGGCAAAACTATTTCTCTCTCCTAGAACAAGGCAAAACCTACACACTTCCACAAATAGATAGAAAACTCGGACATAAATAT AATGGATTCGCCGGACCTTTGGCTGGTAATCAGACCACAAGTCAGGCCACTGAACTCTTAGCAAAAGTTTCAAACG GAGTGGTTGGACTTGAGGTTTTGAAGTTAAATGAGTTGGCGAGCGCCTACAGGACGTTTGGGCACTTGGTTTCAAATTTAGACCCTTTAAAACTCCCAAAAGAAGTTCCTTTCTTCAGAAATATAGACGGAATTTACGATAAG CTTAACGTTAATAAATACTTTAACAAGGATGACTTGGCTAAGAAGATTCCAAATCTGGGAATCGGAGGTGTTTTCAACATGACTGGAACAGTGGAGGAGTTGGCAGAGAAGCTTAAGGAGCGTTACTGTGGTAACATCTCCTTCGAGTTCGGGCATATCGCCAACTCCGAAGAAGTCGCCTTCCTAATCAATGAGATTGAAAGCGACGAGTTCCTAAAATTCAACAAAAACGACCACCTGAAGTGTTTTAAGTCAATTTGTAAGGCAGTCAAATTTGAGCAGTTTTG CGCCAAGACTTTCCCTACACTTAAGAGATTCGGCATGGATGGAATTGAGTCTATCTTGTTACTTCTGGAGTCAATTGAGGAAAACGGAAGAAATTTCGGAATTAACTCAATAATGATGACAATGTCGCACCGTGGAAGATTGAACGTTTTGTGTaactttttaaacaaaCCACTCCAGGAATCATTCGCGGAGTTTCGC GGTGCGAACTGGTTTATAAATAGTCATTTCAGAAGTGGAGATGTAAAATATCATAACGGGTACAGAACAACTAAGAATGGAGTGGAAATACAAATGATCTCAAATTCAAGTCACTTGCAGTTTTCACACCCAGTACTTACTGGACTGGTGAAGGCTAAGCAGTACTATGAGAATGACACTAATCAGAGCAAGATCTTGCCAATAGCAATACACGGAAATTCAGCAATTTCAGGACAAGGAATGCCCTACGAAGTTGTCCAAATGGCAAAAATTGACGGTTTTGGAATTGGAGGAACAATTAACATCA TTGTCAATAACCAAATTGGATTCACAGCAAACCAACTTGAAGCTTCAACATCAAGATATCCCTCAGAc GTGGGAAAGGTAATTGATGCCCCTATAATACATGTGAATGCATACTCAATTGAAAGCGTGATGTTTGCTGGGAAGTTGGCCACAAAGTACCGTTACAAGTTTAAGAATGACGTGTTTATTAACTTGGTTGGGTTCAGAAGATTTGGACATAATGAACTGGACATGCCCAAGTTCACAAACGCAGAAATGTACGCAAAGGTGGATGAAACGCCTAATTTGATGGTTtactataaaaaatacctggAAGATCATGGTTTTGACAAGGGAGAACTGGATGAAATTGAAAACAGCACAGGCTCAGACTTTCTAAACTCTTTAAACCTCTCGAAGGAGATTTCAAGAACTAATGTACCCATCCAGAACCAAAACTGGTTACCAATTGCGGACAGTTTCTCAGGCCTGATTAATACATACTTAAGAAAGAATAAAAGCGTTGTTGAGTTGTTGGATAAAACAATTGATACTGACATGAAATTGAGTGATAAATTGGATCCACCAGTGGAAACTGGACTGGATAAGAATTTACTTTTAGAATTGGGCACCAAGTGTGTTACAGTACCATCTGACATTAAGATGCACAACTCAGTAAAGAAGATTTTTGATGCCAGGCTTCAATGTTTATCTACTGGCTCAAACTTTGACACGGCAATGAGTGAGATTTTGGCATTTTCGTCACTTGCAAATGAAGGATTTCACGTAAGATTGTCAGGCCAGGAATCGAAAAGAGGAACATTTTCCCATAGACACTCTCATGTCCAGTGTCAAACCACTTTTAAATACCATAACATTTTCAAAG GGTTTGATGTGAGTATTTACAACTCGTACTTGAGTGAGCTTGCAGCTCTGGGCTTTGAATACGGATACAGTTTATACTCACCaaaaactttaaatatttggGAGGCACAGTTTGGAGATTTCATGAACGGTGCTCAGGTTATCATAGACGCATTTGTAACCTCCGCGGAAACTAAGTGGAACTACTTCTCAGGCTTGGTACTGTTCCTACCTCACGGATATGACGGACAAGGACCTGATCACTCCTCATCAAG aattGAGAGATTCTTGCAGTTGAGTAATGATAACGAGGATTTGGtggataatttaaagtacGGAGACGACTATGCGAAGTTGGTGAACATCTCGGTGGTTAATTGCAGTGTCGCAAGTAACTTCTTCCACGTTTTGAGAAGACAAATGCATAGAAGTTACAGAAAGCCGATGATTTGCATAACCGGAAAGAAATTGCTAAAGTTAAGGTCATCGTTTAGTACAATTGATGAATACTTGACGGGAACGAGATTTAGAAGATATATCCCAGATAACCTGTTCACAACAGGTAAGCAAGATTTAAGTAAGGAAGAAAAGCCCAGGAACCCAGATTCAGTGAAGAGAATGATAATGTGTTCAGGACAGATATACTATGATTTACTGGAGTACAGAGACTCCAATGAGGAGTGGAAGAATATTCCAGTAGCGAGAATAGAGGAGATAACACCGTTTCCAGCACAGAATATACTGGATGACTTGAAGAAGTTTAAGAATTTAGAAACACTCGTGTGGTGCCAGGAGGAACATGAAAATAGCGGCTGTTTCTACTTTTTAAGAGAAAGGTTAAACAATGTACtgaaaatattgaaaaatgaAGGCCATTGTCCTAAGGTTAATACTGCAGTAAAGTACTCTGGAAGGTATCCCTGCGCAACAACAGCAGTTGGAGACCCAAAGATGCACGAACACGAGATTGTACTGGTTAAACAGTCATTTACagtgtaa
- a CDS encoding putative integral membrane protein — protein sequence MEDDKRYTRKRERFKVYTWKYKKTITPIASFVLLVNQIFGYGMDIIPSVVQENGWKRVFLVNLLTCVFISFSSLMLLKAITLIPNNSNFQQRIEYNTLVRYYLSDVTFKVVSIVHYVGDFCTIIVGIITFSKLIDLMLIKLTGFTVILQLYPEFTVRRIGAKLFMYIYEAVDMEYKFGIFGITLGYLICCLICVKLASSSLQETTKYHMVSFFVLLVSIGTFTVYNGAQSRSIPSSQKVNGKSGSLVNIVLIFVENYNISSILPTWANEMRNDVNPTQIVWISCLFSFLVYLLFGINKAYAVTGSIFDDMINSNRNPLINTCIVLFVLLTIIPDVVFNCISMRYNLRNLGYERHFFVSSVLPFLFSFLLLNNSLFQGFLSYVNVFTLVTCNYIIPITLYLISNEEETEKGEKFERKRNVINRIIKTISLLSMTSTNSIVKSFSKNSLLKSFSRSSLLKSMSNSSLLKSFSKNSLLKSMSNSSLLKSLSKSSLMKSLSNSSLGKSLSSSSIASSIARSISSNSIANSIARSMTKTITSSMTKTITSSMTKSMSKSMSKSMSKSMSKSVSKSVSGSISKSMSGNELKEEKINYESFKIIRNSKDLYSINHDLFNAINRPSRVIYTNEISYSFVTKGSDESLAETKNNKWLLSERIVVFPKCINKYHLLISKSMLTIVILIVILQPILFMKFNT from the exons ATGGAGGATGATAAACGTTATACCCGAAAACGAGAGAGATTTAAAGTCTATACATggaaatataaaaaaactATTACACCTATCGCATCTTTCGTTCTTCTAGTCAACCAAATTTTCGGTTACG gtATGGATATAATTCCATCAGTTGTGCAGGAGAATGGTTGGAAAAGGGTATTCCTAGTCAACTTGTTAACCTGTGTTTTTATCTCATTTTCATCACTAATGCTGTTAAAGGCTATTACGCTGATTCCTAACAACAGTAACTTCCAACAACGCATAGAATATAACACTTTGGTACGGTATTACCTATCAGACGTGACCTTTAAAGTAGTGTCAATCGTTCACTACGTTGGAGATTTCTGTACTATAATAGTTGGGATAATTACATTTTCCAAGTTAATAGATCTGATGTTAATTAAGTTGACAGGGTTTACAGTAATTTTACAGTTGTATCCTGAGTTTACTGTACGCCGTATTGGCGCTAAACTTTTCATGTATATTTATGAAGCTGTGGATATGGAGTATAAATTTGGTATCTTTGGAATCACTCTTGgatatttaatttgttgtCTAATTTGTGTTAAATTAGCCTCGAGCTCACTACAGGAAACTACTAAATATCATATGGTATCTTTTTTCGTATTACTTGTGTCAATTGGTACTTTCACGGTATATAACGGGGCACAGTCTAGATCAATCCCTAGCTCTCAAAAGGTAAACGGAAAATCCGGGAGTCTAGTGAACATAGTATTGATATTTGtggaaaattataatatcaGTAGTATACTCCCGACCTGGGCTAATGAGATGAGAAATGATGTAAATCCAACCCAAATTGTCTGGATTTCCTGTTTATTCTCgtttttagtttatttattatttgggATTAACAAGGCGTATGCTGTTACAGGGTCAATATTTGACGACATGATTAACAGTAATAGAAATCCTTTAATTAACActtgtatagtattattcGTACTGCTTACAATTATACCTGACGTTGTGTTTAATTGCATTTCCATGAGGTATAATTTGAGGAATCTCGGATATGAACGGCACTTCTTCGTGTCATCCGTGTTGCCatttttattctcattTTTACTACTTAATAATAGTTTGTTTCAAGGGTTTCTCAGCTACGTTAACGTGTTCACTCTCGTGACTtgtaattatattattccGATAACTTTATACTTGATTTCTAATGAGGAGGAGACGGAAAAGGGAGAAAAGTTTGAGAGGAAACGGAATGTAATTAATAGAATTATCAAGACCATTTCACTCCTGTCAATGACGTCAACCAATTCAATAGTGAAGTCTTTTTCCAAAAATTCCCTACTCAAATCCTTTTCCAGGAGTTCACTACTCAAATCCATGTCAAACAGTTCACTACTCAAATCCTTTTCCAAGAATTCTCTACTCAAATCCATGTCAAACAGTTCACTGCTGAAATCCCTGTCAAAAAGTTCATTGATGAAGTCTTTGTCGAATAGTTCACTTGGGAAATCGTTGTCAAGTAGTTCAATTGCCTCTTCAATTGCCAGATCAATCTCCTCCAACTCCATCGCAAACTCCATTGCCAGATCCATGACCAAAACCATAACAAGTTCTATGACCAAAACTATAACAAGTTCTATGACCAAATCTATGAGCAAATCAATGAGTAAATCTATGAGTAAATCTATGAGTAAATCTGTGTCAAAATCTGTATCAGGTTCGATATCGAAATCTATGAGTGGGAACGAGTTGAAGGAGGAGaagataaattatgaatCATTTAAGATAATAAGAAATTCGAAGGatttgtatagtataaatcATGACTTGTTTAACGCTATAAACAGGCCCTCGAGGGTAATTTACACCAATGAAATTAGTTACTCGTTTGTAACAAAGGGAAGCGACGAGAGTCTCGCAGAgactaaaaataacaagtGGTTACTCTCAGAACGTATCGTCGTGTTTCCAAAGTGTATCAACAAGTATCACCTCCTAATCTCCAAATCAATGCTAACCATCGTCATTCTCATAGTCATCCTACAACCAATACTTTTCATGAAATTCAATACCTAA
- a CDS encoding transcription elongation factor S-II protein → MRTRGLRVAFTDEGRLTTFKPSDPFEYEKRKVRKVYGTKITQALLASLPDINSKIDNSTTPNHDNSNLSNLISVPTNLQPDSKAENTQNDKSHHIDESYVKTISDKICDSCYDMYSYCNRTFKRKIFEICSNIKRESNSELREKILTRKMSISQLLTTETVELAPEDVREKRRQDIEKHYIRNVIIKNPDTVTAKFKHFQSEFSPSNDSSSNKTPVPPTADQKTEPNNSGKLDTEDKELPKDESSQLMASLNKITELYNMNKKARIIEDDDIKLSIPPKSDFYKFENVHERISKRLNSLPNNLSRPFWDPFNTATRRVELLMERSSILKNNLR, encoded by the coding sequence atGAGGACTCGTGGTTTGAGGGTTGCCTTTACTGATGAGGGTCGCCTTACCACTTTCAAACCTTCCGATCCATTTGAGTATGAAAAAAGAAAAGTGAGAAAAGTATACGGGACTAAAATTACTCAGGCCCTGCTAGCCTCTTTACCTGATATTAACTCAAAAATCGACAACTCAACCACACCAAACCATGACAATTCCAACTTATCCAATCTTATCTCCGTACCTACAAATTTACAGCCTGATTCCAAAGCGGAAAATACCCAAAATGACAAATCGCATCATATAGACGAGAGTTATGTGAAAACCATTTCTGATAAAATATGTGACTCTTGTTATGACATGTATTCCTACTGTAACCGTACTTTTAAGcgtaaaatatttgagaTTTGTTCAAACATTAAGCGTGAGAGTAATTCTGAGCTCCgtgagaaaattttaacccGAAAAATGTCAATTTCTCAACTCCTAACCACTGAAACTGTGGAACTTGCTCCTGAGGACGTACGTGAGAAACGTCGTCAAGATATTGAAAAACACTATATCAGAAACGTTATAATTAAGAATCCAGACACTGTTACTgctaaatttaaacattttcaGTCAGAATTCTCACCTTCCAATGATTCTTCCTCTAATAAAACACCTGTTCCACCAACTGCCGATCAAAAAACTGAACCTAATAACTCTGGCAAATTAGATACTGAGGATAAGGAACTACCTAAGGATGAAAGTTCTCAGTTAATGGCCAGtctgaataaaataactgagCTATACAACATGAACAAGAAGGCTCGAATCATAGAAGACGATGACATAAAGTTATCGATTCCACCGAAATCAGACTTTTACAAGTTTGAAAACGTTCATGAACGGATTTCTAAGCGGTTAAACTCGCTTCCGAATAATCTATCTAGGCCATTTTGGGACCCATTCAACACCGCCACCAGACGCGTTGAACTTTTAATGGAACGATCAtcaattttgaaaaataacttaCGTTAA
- a CDS encoding Transcription factor TFIIH complex subunit Tfb5 family protein: MVSALTGTLLKCDPPTMEIVKQINESKHFIIEQIDEGVALCKDSVTQFLKEEVTRRLEIAECYIPPNEQK; this comes from the exons ATGGTTTCAGCGTTGACTGGGACGCTGTTGAAATG TGATCCGCCTACGATGGAAATAGTTAAGCAAATAAATGAAAgtaaacattttattattgagCAAATTGACGAAGGCGTAGCACTTTGCAAAGACTCCGTCACACAATTTCTCaag GAAGAAGTTACCAGACGACTTGAAATCGCAGAATGCTACATCCCACCAAATGAACAGAAATGA
- a CDS encoding putative integral membrane protein has protein sequence MKWYKVPWHSRGSKPSEVLKLVVYPLCTSLLTCCLSLNVLIYVLVNSRKFSDFVIGLCYCSSIVSSASFILYVLAIVYCNYIFVIMPTLLQFILTVSSISVLVNFWCMSFSSKRSLVFNIVKYVFSFFCTLMVIIQFRLALVSVALGKAMYERGNSWDLDDLESVDQYFKTHSITIV, from the exons ATGAAATGGTATAAAGTTCCATGGCATAGCAGAGGGTCGAAACCAAGCGAGGTTCTAAAGCTGGTTGTTTACCCACTTTGTACATCACTATTGACATGTTGCCTATCACTGAACGTATTAATATATGTTCTGGTAAACTCTCGCAAGTTCTCAGACTTTGTGATCGGCCTGTGCTATTGCTCAAGCATAGTTTCTTCTGCCTCTTTCATCTTATACGTACTCGCCATCGTTTACTGCAATTACATATTCGTCATAATGCCAACGTTACTGCAGTTTATACTAACTGTGTCGTCT ATAAGCGTTTTGGTCAACTTTTGGTGCATGAGTTTCTCGTCAAAAAGATCCCTGGTGTTTAACATAGTTAAGTACGTTTTTTCCTTTTTCTGCACTCTGATGGTTATAATCCAATTTCGCCTGGCTCTGGTTTCAGTGGCCCTAGGGAAGGCGATGTACGAAAGAGGTAACTCCTGGGATCTAGATGATCTGGAATCAGTTGATCAGTACTTCAAAACACACTCAATTACtattgtttaa